tattattatatccacCTTAAGCCAAGACCCATGGAACAAAACTAGAGATAGGTttgtaaaacctatgctggcgccatttatgagaacctttgacagttgccaagtCAGCCCCATTAAATTCGCAGAATAGATGGTGAAGACACTGAAGACTACATTTAAAAGGTTATTTTTAGTTGGAACAAATTTTGATATCTTACGTACTACATATGTTGGATGTAGGTAGGTAATCTATAATACTTCTGCAGTATCATTTTATCTCATGTCAAATGTCTTCAACTGAGTTGTTTATGTACTCTTGAGGAACAACTTCGATAACCCCATttcataaaatgaataaaaattaaaatataatatcaaCAATTCAACTATTTGTCACTTCACTTGCACGTTATGAAACAGGGCCCAGTCGAATAACCTATACCAAAAGTAggtatgtttattgtttacatACATGAAACGACTTCTATACACAGACTATCCTAATAACACTTATTTAtggggtttttaaaattatgctctttgcataaaatacaaattttattataaaactagttAATtacgttttataatttatttaaaacattctCAATGAACACCATTCTTGAATTGCTACAATACTTACATATCTTCTGTAATTCTCATTGAAAATTGATTACAGATTACACAAATGAATAACACTTTCATAACACCGCGTAGCATCTAatgggtcatccattaattacttacattacacgtttagggggagggagggggtcaaaaaaatgtgacatgttgtgacaagggggagggggagtcacaaactttgtaacGTCACTTTGACTCGTTTTTATGcgttttattttctttcctaatcagttttgggttataaaaatttatatactctttttgtcaaaaatattttgatacaatattaataatacttaatacgaTTTGCTATTTCGTAGAAAAAATATGACcaaatgtgacaaggaggggggggaTGGGTCGAgaaacctagaaattcgtgtgatgtacctatttaatggaTGACTCCTAAAGCATAATAACTGATGGATAGTTGTTactattagttgccaagcggaccccaggctcctatcAGCCGAGGCAACAAGCCGAGATAACGCGAGAAAGAAGAACGATTCATACTTAAAGAAAACTACCTAAAATAAATCGCGTTAAAAATTTGGGTATAAGTCAGTGGTTGTCAAACTTTTTTTAAGAACGACCCCAATGTGACCCCTAATATTAGGTCCTTGTCCTTACCTATGAAATTGGCGTTATTTTCACAGATATTATTTTGTACgtaatttattcatttcaaTTGCAACTTCcaaattagtttttaatttcacTAGTAGACTAGTAGTAACAAACAAAggttttaaatacaaataataggtttttattttttattttgtgtttcaaattaaagcttgaAAACCACCCTTTTCATGTGCTGCCGGTTCAATTGTTTCAATTACGTTTAGTTTTATGatgttttttaagtaattaagaTACGTGTAACGTAGCTTAAAAGTTTTCAATATTCCTAAGAAAATTTTGTTTGGTTTGAATTTGACATTTGACCATAATCAGCAAAATTCAATATAATCAATAATATTAGCAACGGGCGGGGAATCATTACAACATAATGAGAAGTTTAACTTGCATGTATATATGAAAATCACAGTTTTCATaaaattctccatacaaaacgcCAATTTCTTAGGTAAGGACCTAATATTTAATACGGGTTTATTTGAGTGTTTTTAACAACGTCCGATATGAGTCGTGCTACagttttgtttgtcttaaatttGGTTTTATAGACACTGTCGACTGAGAGACACTGATAGCAGTAGAGTAGGCAACACCGCTTTGAAAATGTACCTAATAGACCTACCCTTAAAGCGCTTTAACGCATTTAGAACCTAAAGTCTTACAGCATCCATCAGTTATACTATAGAGCATACAACTATTAACAATTACTTATTTCCCTTAACCGCGTGTTAGCCTTTTCTTTTGACATCTCTTTATTTAACAACACAAATTTGGACTCCACATCCTTAAAGATAATTTACCATTGTCAATATCACACAAACAATCTGCATTACCACTTCTTAATATGATTTTCatgaatttttactttaaaaacgaTGGTTTTacattatgacatttatgaccAAAACAAGTGAGTCgtgaaattatttttgtgttaatttatttaataaacacgACCATTATTTACACGATTCCTATTTTAGGAACTTGGGGGCtaccatggtataataatatactccgcctggtactctcttccgagcctcgcgaaccacgtgactgacacaagcctacgtcatcgtgaacctgtgaACAGCACGATGACCTAGGcttcagtcacgtggttcgcgagtctcggaagagagtaccttgtTTTATTATACCATGGGCGCTACCGTGAACATCGATAATCGAGGTTTCGTCTTGTTTCGTCTATTTGCCTCTGTATCATTGAAATGATTTATGTTAGGGATTATTTCAGTTATTAGAAGTGGTAACactgatttaatataataaatacgtacacctacttattaaaaattacTCGGGGTCCTCCTTCATTTTGTGCaataattaagtaaaatttattaaaatagcaTTTGTCCAAAGCGGATAGCGTCAAATAAATGCCCTGATAGTGTGCGTGCTTAGTTTAGTCTAGCAGAAGCAGAAAATATTAAACTCTCCATATATACCTTATTTTAGGATTAGAACAAAGCAAAGATAACATCAAACATATTTTAGATTATTTGAATATGATCTAAAATAAGCTGAATCTAAGAATATCGAATCACTGTTACAATGTTTCTCCAAAAATAGGGTAAACGTGCAGTAACAGTACTTATGCACCCTGTATTTACAATAACATCGATTTGGTAAGACTGAGATTCTTATAAGACATTTAGTGATTTACTTTATCACTATGCTTGATTCACGACTCGATCGGATCCGGGAGGACGAAAAGGGACAGTTAAAATAtatctaataaaatataagtacttaGTTGAGATTCTATTCGGACAAATCGTAGGTAGAGTCGTGAGAAGACTTCTTTCGACATTAGGTAGATAAGATCTTGAATTATCTtcgccggtttttaattttacgttaaacaattttaaatatcGTATGCCCTTGGTTCTTTTCTTGTAAAAATATCCTATATGGAATAGGAATTTGTTTAAAGTATACGCACTCGTTCATTTCTTGCAATCGCAATATTTTATATCGAGTATTTGCCCGACTAAGCTCATTAATTTGGCTTTCATGGTACCGTTTGGTATCCCTTACTTAAATTAGGTACAATCACGTGTGGGAATTCACATTTCACACGACACCACATAGTTAAGCCCtgattgttaatttaatttttcagaTCCAGATAGAGATGGTAATAGCAAAATTGCAAGTTGGGTATCcagatttttgttaaatttcatAACGGCTATAATCCAATTAACAAATGATCGTCTTAAAAGGTGGATACAAATTTTCAATCTTTTTATTTCTCTCATTCTCTTCTTACTATAACGGAGGACGAGTGAAGTGAGGAGAATAAAAATTTTGATTTTGCCTTTTGGAGTGGGTAGATCTGATCTATTACTTAGTTTAAAATCAATACTAACAGAGCCTTTCTGTTAAGACTAACCACCTCACATGAGTATCAAGGTAAAAATTATCAACCCATTTCCTTTTGTACTAGGACTCCACCTTGCCTATGTCGAAGCGTGGTAGAAATAGTTCGACAGCTCGAAACGGCTTCAACAACTGGATCTGTCAGGGCTCACCTATATGATGTACTCGGTGCCGGTGAGATGCTCTAGCTACCTGAGCGCGCTATAAGCTGGCGGGGGCGGCGAGCGCGGGGGCAGCAGCACGGCGATGTGGTACGGAGGAGGAGCCTCGGGTGCCGGTGAGCGGGAGGTTGAGCGGTTGCGCTCGGAGCCTGAACGCTCGAGGAGAGCGCTGAGGGAGAGCTCGTCGCCGGATTCGGTGGGCGGCTGGAATTAAAGAAGCTGTTTGAACACGCTTCAAACTAGTGTCCAAAACTGGTCTAGTCGATCTCTGCTTGTTCCGCGGACGCAGTCTTCTAATAACCATTCCCACCCAGCCTTCAATTGGTAAAGTCCAGCGAAGGAGTTACCGGACCCGTAGTGATGCAATTTCCTATTCCACTTCCAAGTTAAAGGAGGGGCTTGTTATTCAGAGATCGGACTGGCGAGCTACAGTCAAAACTAGTCTTTATGACTACGAAAGGCGTTAAGATCCTCTAGTCAGGCGCTTTTGTCCAACATCCCTGAGGCCTTTTAAATGGTTTGCTTACTGTTAAAAGTGTACTTTTGCAGCTGCTGGTAGCGACCTGTACAAGAAATATACTCACCGAGGGCtcctcgcgcggcggcggcgcggcgcggcgcgcggtggAGGAGACGCGGTCGGGCGGCGCGAGCGGCGCGGGCTTGGCGCGGCACATGGACAGCGCGCAGCCCACGCCGCACACGCACGCCATGGACACGGGGCTACCACTACGTTCACTAAGTATACTCACCGAGGGCtcctcgcgcggcggcggcgcggcgcggcgcgcggtggAGGAGACGCGGTCGGGCGGCGCGAGCGGCGCGGGCTTGGCGCGGCACATGGACAGCGCGCAGCCCACGCCGCACACGCACGCCATGGACACGGGGCTACCACTACGTTCACTAAGTATACTCACCGAGGGCtcctcgcgcggcggcggcgcggcgcggcgcgcggtggAGGAGACGCGGTCGGGCGGCGCGAGCGGCGCGGGCTTGGCGCGGCACATGGACAGCGCGCAGCCCACGCCGCACACGCACGCCATGGACACGGGGCTACCACTACGTTCACTAAGTATACTCACCGAGGGCtcctcgcgcggcggcggcgcggcgcggcgcgcggtggAGGAGACGCGGTCGGGCGGCGCGAGCTTGGCGCGGCACATGGACAGCGCGCAGCCCACGCCGCACACGCACGCCATGGACACGGGGCTACCACTACGTTCACTAAGTATACTCACCGAGGGCtcctcgcgcggcggcggcgcggcgcggcgcgcggtggAGGAGACGCGGTCGGGCGGCGCGAGCGGCGCGGGCTTGGCGCGGCACATGGACAGCGCGCAGCCCACGCCGCACACGCACGCCATGGACACGGGGCTACCACTACGTTCACTAAGTATACTCACCGAGGGCtcctcgcgcggcggcggcgcggcgcggcgcgcggtggAGGAGACGCGGTCGGGCGGCGCGAGCTTGGCGCGGCACATGGACAGCGCGCAGCCCACGCCGCACACGCACGCCATGGACACGGGGCTACCACTACGTTCACTAAGTATACTCACCGAGGGCtcctcgcgcggcggcggcgcggcgcggcgcgcggtggAGGAGACGCGGTCGGGCGGCGCGAGCGGCGCGGGCTTGGCGCGGCACATGGACAGCGCGCAGCCCACGCCGCACACGCACGCCATGGACACGGGGCTACCACTACGTTCACTAAGTATACTCACCGAGGGCtcctcgcgcggcggcggcgcggcgcggcgcgcggtggAGGAGACGCGGTCGGGCGGCGCGAGCGGCGCGGGCTTGGCGCGGCACATGGACAGCGCGCAGCCCACGCCGCACACGCACGCCATGGACACGGGGCTACCACTACGTTCACTAAGTATACTCACCGAGGGCtcctcgcgcggcggcggcgcggcgcggcgcgcggtggAGGAGACGCGGTCGGGCGGCGCGAGCGGCGCGGGCTTGGCGCGGCACATGGACAGCGCGCAGCCCACGCCGCACACGCACGCCATGGACACGGGGCTACCACTACGTTCACTAAGTATACTCACCGAGGGCtcctcgcgcggcggcggcgcggcgcggcgcgcggtggAGGAGACGCGGTCGGGCGGCGCGAGCGGCGCGGGCTTGGCGCGGCACATGGACAGCGCGCAGCCCACGCCGCACACGCACGCCATGGACACGGGGCTACCACTACGTTCACTAAGTATACTCACCGAGGGCtcctcgcgcggcggcggcgcggcgcggcgcgcggtggAGGAGACGCGGTCGGGCGGCGCGAGCTTGGCGCGGCACATGGACAGCGCGCAGCCCACGCCGCACACGCACGCCATGGACACGGGGCTACCACTACGTTCACTAAGTATACTCACCGAGGGCtcctcgcgcggcggcggcgcggcgcggcgcgcggtggAGGAGACGCGGTCGGGCGGCGCGAGCGGCGCGGGCTTGGCGCGGCACATGGACAGCGCGCAGCCCACGCCGCACACGCACGCCATGGACACGGGGCTACCACTACGTTCACTAAGTATACTCACCGAGGGCtcctcgcgcggcggcggcgcggcgcggcgcgcggtggAGGAGACGCGGTCGGGCGGCGCGAGCGGCGCGGGCTTGGCGCGGCACATGGACAGCGCGCAGCCCACGCCGCACACGCACGCCATGGACACGGGGCTACCACTACGTTCACTAAGTATACTCACCGAGGGCtcctcgcgcggcggcggcgcggcgcggcgcgcggtggAGGAGACGCGGTCGGGCGGCGCGAGCGGCGCGGGCTTGGCGCGGCACATGGACAGCGCGCAGCCCACGCCGCACACGCACGCCATGGACACGGGGCTACCACTACGTTCACTAAGTATACTCACCGAGGGCtcctcgcgcggcggcggcgcggcgcggcgcgcggtggAGGAGACGCGGTCGGGCGGCGCGAGCGGCGCGGGCTTGGCGCGGCACATGGACAGCGCGCAGCCCACGCCGCACACGCACGCCATGGACACGGGGCTACCACTACGTTCACTAAGTATACTCACCGAGGGCtcctcgcgcggcggcggcgcggcgcggcgcgcggtggAGGAGACGCGGTCGGGCGGCGCGAGCGGCGCGGGCTTGGCGCGGCACATGGACAGCGCGCAGCCTACGCCGCACACGCACGCCATGGACACGGGGCTACCACTACGTTCACTAAGTATACTCACCGAGGGCtcctcgcgcggcggcggcgcggcgcggcgcgcggtggAGGAGACGCGGTCGGGCGGCGCGAGCGGCGCGGGCTTGGCGCGGCACATGGACAGCGCGCAGCCCACGCCGCACACGCACGCCATGGACACGGGGCTACCACTACGTTCACTAAGTATACTCACCGAGGGCtcctcgcgcggcggcggcgcggcgcggcgcgcggtggAGGAGACGCGGTCGGGCGGCGCGAGCTTGGCGCGGCACATGGACAGCGCGCAGCCCACGCCGCACACGCACGCCATGGACACGGGGCTACCACTACGTTCACTAAGTATACTCACCGAGGGCtcctcgcgcggcggcggcgcggcgcggcgcgcggtggAGGAGACGCGGTCGGGCGGCGCGAGCGGCGCGGGCTTGGCGCGGCACATGGACAGCGCGCAGCCCACGCCGCACACGCACGCCATGGACACGGGGCTACCACTACGTTCACTAAGTATACTCACCGAGGGCtcctcgcgcggcggcggcgcggcgcggcgcgcggtggAGGAGACGCGGTCGGGCGGCGCGAGCGGCGCGGGCTTGGCGCGGCACATGGACAGCGCGCAGCCCACGCCGCACACGCACGCCATGGACACGGGGCTACCACTACGTTCACTAAGTATACTCACCGAGGGCtcctcgcgcggcggcggcgcggcgcggcgcgcggtggAGGAGACGCGGTCGGGCGGCGCGAGCGGCGCGGGCTTGGCGCGGCACATGGACAGCGCGCAGCCCACGCCGCACACGCACGCCATGGACACGGGGCTACCACTACGTTCACTAAGTATACTCACCGAGGGCtcctcgcgcggcggcggcgcggcgcggcgcgcggtggAGGAGACGCGGTCGGGCGGCGCGAGCGGCGCGGGCTTGGCGCGGCACATGGACAGCGCGCAGCCCACGCCGCACACGCACGCCATGGACACGGGGCTACCACTACGTTCACTAAGTATACTCACCGAGGGCtcctcgcgcggcggcggcgcggcgcggcgcgcggtggAGGAGACGCGGTCGGGCGGCGCGAGCGGCGCGGGCTTGGCGCGGCACATGGACAGCGCGCAGCCCACGCCGCACACGCACGCCATGGACACGGGGCTACCACTACGTTCACTAAGTATACTCACCGAGGGCtcctcgcgcggcggcggcgcggcgcggcgcgcggtggAGGAGACGCGGTCGGGCGGCGCGAGCGGCGCGGGCTTGGCGCGGCACATGGACAGCGCGCAGCCCACGCCGCACACGCACGCCATGGACACGGGGCTACCACTACGTTCACTAAGTATACTCACCGAGGGCtcctcgcgcggcggcggcgcggcgcggcgcgcggtggAGGAGACGCGGTCGGGCGGCGCGAGCGGCGCGGGCTTGGCGCGGCACATGGACAGCGCGCAGCCCACGCCGCACACGCACGCCATGGACACGGGGCTACCACTACGTTCACTAAGTATACTCACCGAGGGCtcctcgcgcggcggcggcgcggcgcggcgcgcggtggAGGAGACGCGGTCGGGCGGCGCGAGCGGCGCGGGCTTGGCGCGGCACATGGACAGCGCGCAGCCCACGCCGCACACGCACGCCATGGACACGGGGCTACCACTACGTTCACTAAGTATACTCACCGAGGGCtcctcgcgcggcggcggcgcggcgcggcgcgcggtggAGGAGACGCGGTCGGGCGGCGCGAGCGGCGCGGGCTTGGCGCGGCACATGGACAGCGCGCAGCCCACGCCGCACACGCACGCCATGGACACGGCGGCCACAACCACGTTCACTTCGGCGCCGGCCGAGCTGTCGCGTGCCACCTATAAGAGACTTCGTTAGCCTATGACGTCTATGTCTACATTTTTGAGGTCTCATGTGTCATAACGTCTCGTGACGTCATTTTTTTCTTTGGATCGACTATTTCCGAAGATATTCACTTTATGAAAAATGATTGTTGAAGACCCCtattcattttgaaagacctatccacaCAAAATTTTCATTCCCACTGTAGGGTAGGGGAGGCACCccaaggaaaatatttttttctagttttttatTCTACCATTTTGTCGGCGTGATTGATTAGTATATTCGTgcaaaattgcagctttctagcactaacaaccaccgagcaaagccgcggacggatagacagacagtccagacagacggacatggcgaaactataataagggttcctagttgactacggaaccctaaaaacgcccaTTTGTATTAAACGTATCAAACTATCAAAATTAATACTTTCCAATTGGTTTTGACGTCTAACAAACATAACTTGTCAATTTGTTGTATAAATTTCATATTCATCATACAACTAAGTATCttctttattcattttttttaagctGTAACAAAAATCCTCCATTGGATCAAAATACTAATTATAAACTCTAAAGAATTTACATCCAAAAATAAACTACGAACCCGCAAAAAGGGGTCAAACACGACCCCTCCAGTGACCCATACAGTTTGACAACCACTGACCTGCCGATCGAAATAATACTTGGCACCAGCTAAGAACACCGTAGCAAGCGCGAACGACACCAGCATCCCAAACTTCAAATGCGGGGCCATCATCGGTGAGTGATGGAGCCCTAAGGCTGCGGTCCTCAGTAGGGTGTCTGGGGTCACGCTTCTAGCGGCTGCGAGACTTGCGATGGTTGGTTGGGGGGGTTCAGGGGGTATTTCGACGTAAAGGCTTGGTTCGTCGTTTTGACGCCGGCTTGTGTGCACCGGCGGCATTGGTGGGGGTCTGcgagttaaataacaaatacttattagatttaggtatttatgtaaGACCTACATTGTAGAtggtatataaaattaaattcaagtaCTCAGTTGACTCCCAATCGGTACCACCATATCCCCAACAAGGCCAACGACCCCGACTGCACTTCCTGAAGTTTGTGTCATTTAACCCTGGTAGGGTCATATTTTCTGATTCACAGGTAGGTAGTTCCCCCAGCTACTAGTGACGTAACAAGCTTTATgtatcatgaatctagtataactggatcggtcatgaggggcggggggaaatgaccgaacgggatagtcttatatatctttcagtaggattgtagcagagaaagcgctgttattgtttgtccttgtcacagtcacattttttttattccccaccgtaaatttagtatggtttatggtgggctacaaatcttctcgaccaatcatattgtcgcattgcgtatgtatttgtccctcacgggcgcaagcgtatagctgatctatgtaatgctaggtctatatATATGCCTTGTAACCCCTGCCTAGGTCTCCCGTCTCCCTATCTCCCTGGACACTACACTCACCCATAGTGTCGGTGTgtgcgcggcgggcggcgcggcgggcagtCGACGGCTGCGAAGCGGTGGACGGGCGCCGCCATGCCCTTGCGCGCGCCCACGCACACGCGACCGCGCGACCGCCCCACCCCTGACACAAAgataaaattgaataaaaaaaaaaccgaacgcGATTTCAAAGAGCAAGTTCTAGATCAACCTAAATGAGAGAAGACTGAACGACGTTTATTTAATCTACGTAGGCAGGGGCGGGCCACATTACAAACTAAAATAAACTGATCTCGCACCACCTTAACATATTTCTGGGGCCGCCCAATGTGCCTACTTAATTAAACGTGTAAATAACGTGTTGAAACCTTAAGAACGGCCGGAATTTGAACTTTCAGTAAATCCAGCCTCAGCTCAATAACAGCTCAGTTTAAATGCTCGATTTACTTTGTCACGAAATAGGTCAATATTAGCCTTATCGTGCTTGACCTGAACAACACGCAACTCGGTCCAACGCAAGCCGTGTCCACTTCGgggaaaaatacaaatatattttctctAGAAAAAAATTGTACACATCTACCTACtttctataggtacttaaatacttatttgtgAAAAATCTGAGAGTTCCCTCGCCTATGAGTAGTGGCCGTTGCAGCCGATGAAATACGGCGtttatgaattttctcaaatgatttttacgcctcacaccctaatctgttaaacaaaagcctttgtttcttttgtttagcggttaccaatgctaccgctactgactgaacgggaataaactcgtttaaaaagaaattttaccgtcctatttatatggttcaaatttatgtaacagctcattctgaggccacacacaGGGAAccgtccttcattacccaaactcgttatctcagaataagctgctacataaatttgaaccttaatactatcacgacagttgctttttaacgacatggttgctttggcacgcgctcggcacgcgactaatgcgcctctccataaaagaaacaaaggtttttgtttaacggattagggtctgaggcctaaaaatcatttaagaaaattcatactataaatgCCACTGTGCGAGCGGAGCAATAAAAGTACGAGcatgcgatagagataggacaTGGCAGGTCAATGTACGACATTTTTTGTTCTTAGCGtcctaactaaaaaaaaaccggccaagtgcgagtcggactcgcgcacgaagggttccgtaccattacgaaaaaaaaacgacaagaaaatcacgtttgttgtatgggggccccacttaaatatttattttattctggttttagcatttgttgttatagcgaatatagcggcaacagaaatacatcatctgagaaaatttcaactgtctagctatcatggttcatgagatacagcctggtgacagacagacagacagacagacagtgataacgtcccgtttttaccctttcggtatgtaaccctaaaaaggtaaaatGTTACCAGCTGACAAAGATGAGGGCACGCGGTGGCGGCCGGTGTAGCACTGGCTGCGTTTGTCTATCCAGAAATGCATTGGAGTTCCTGCCTCGCACCGCACACTCAAAGCTCGCCGAGGCACATCCCAGCGCTGTACCTATAAGCTAAAGAAAAGTTGTTTAAAGTAATGTAAGCAACAAACAGATGGGTGGATAAACTATTTCTTGTTGTCATTCTGTCTGCAAG
The window above is part of the Cydia strobilella chromosome 12, ilCydStro3.1, whole genome shotgun sequence genome. Proteins encoded here:
- the LOC134746329 gene encoding uncharacterized protein LOC134746329, translating into MHFWIDKRSQCYTGRHRVPSSLSAGVGRSRGRVCVGARKGMAAPVHRFAAVDCPPRRPPRTHRHYGPPPMPPVHTSRRQNDEPSLYVEIPPEPPQPTIASLAAARSVTPDTLLRTAALGLHHSPMMAPHLKFGMLVSFALATVFLAGAKYYFDRQVARDSSAGAEVNVVVAAVSMACVCGVGCALSMCRAKPAPLAPPDRVSSTARRAAPPPREEPSPPTESGDELSLSALLERSGSERNRSTSRSPAPEAPPPYHIAVLLPPRSPPPPAYSALRCGTRPRCRRWPGTCG